The genome window CAGATATGGCTGCTGTAACTCATATGTCGACTCGTCAATTACAACGCAGTCTTAAGAAGGCTACAGGCTTTGCCCCGCATGATTTTCTTAAGGTGATCAGGTTACAACAATCATTTAAACAGCATTACCTCGAAGCGTATACGGATCAATCCCATTTTATACATTCATTTCGTAACATTACCGGATATACGCCTGCCGAATATTACCGAAAATATGTTGTCTGATTTATACAATACCTAAAAACCGCTGCCCATTAGCATGATCTTACTTTCACTAGAGACAGGAAATGATCATGAAGCATAACGCAATTGGATGGTTTGATATTTACGTAAACGATATGGAAAGAGCAGCGGCTTTTTACGAAGCGGTATTTGACAAGGAGCTGGAAGACTTAACCGACCCAACGGATAGCCGAGTGCTTATGAAGGCGTTCCCTACCGACATGGAATCATACGGAGCAGGCGGGGCGCTTGTTAAAAGAGAAGGGGCTGGGCCCGTAACTGGCGGAACGATTGTATATTTTGGTGTCGAAGATTGTTTGTCTGAGCAGGCAAAGGTCAGCGAGGCAGGCGGCAAAGTTGTCCAGCCGAAAACGTCCATCGGTGAGTTTGGTTTTGTGAGTATTTGTATGGATACCGAAGGTAACTTGTTTGGCCTTAGCTCAATGCAATAACGATCTACCTAATTGTTGGCCGTGAATTGGCGGCCAACCAATTTTTTATGTATTTTTTACGCAACATCTTTCTGATTTTTATACACTTTTCGTATTCTTGAACTAAGATTATTCCAGTAATTTTAGGTGGTTGTGAGATCAAGTAAACGTTTGAATCAAACGTTATTTAGAAGAGGTGTCGAGCGTAAATGGTCCAACATGCATTGTTAAGAAAACCGCAATCGGGTTTTACAATCATCGAGCTTGTTGTTGTTATCGTTTTGCTGGGGGTGCTTGCGGCTACTGCACTACCGCGTTTTATTGATATTAGCACAGACGCTCAAAAAGCGGTCTTACAATCGATGGGAGGATCCATTCTATCAGCTGCCAATTTAGTGCATGCTAAGGCCGTCATTCAAGGCGTTAGCAATGAGCCTTTAACGACAATTGATCTAGATGGTGATGGCGTCGATGATGTTGAGATTAGATACGGTTACCCAAGTGCCAGTCGAAACAATGGTCTTTCCAAAATAATGGGTGGTGACTTTTCTACCGGTTGGACTTGGTCTACAACCTATGGTGATACGCGCTTTTGGTTGACCACCGCAAAACTCGGTGGCCGTTCTGGTGTGTATGTGAACCAAACCGCTGTGTTAAACAGCGGCTGTTATATTTTGTATGACCCCGCGACAACTCAAGGGGGATCACCTGCTGTTAGCTATGTAACGACTAACTGCTAAGCCAAGAGTATGTACTAAGGGGGGTAGTATTAAAGGCGCACCATTAGCTTTCCTTTGTTGCTACCCGTCATGAATAAGTTGAGCCCAGAAATAGCAGAGGGTAAGCCTTCGAGCACGTGAGCGCGGTATTGTATTTTACCTGCTTTAACATGAGGGGCCAGCTGAGCCAATAATGCCGGTGCGTTGTGTAAATGGTCAGGCATGGTGAACCCTTGGATGGTTAAGCGCTTTTTAATAACGTTTAACCAACTCGGGCCGGGTCTCGGCGTCTCAAGACTGTAGTCTGCGATTAAGCCGCATACTGCGATACGCCCGTGAGCATTCATTCGGTTGAAAACCGGTGTTTGGATAGCGCCTCCGGTGTTTTCGAAGTATAGGTCGATTCCATTGGGTGTAAGCGCTGCCAAATTTTCTTCGAGCTGTTCTTTTTTGTAGTTTATAGCGCCATCAAAGCCGAGTTCGTTGACTAACCAATCGCATTTTTCATCACTGCCGGCTACACCAATAACGTGTAGACCTTCCGCTTTACCGAGTTGGCCAACAATAGAACCAACAGACCCAGCTGCCCCTGAGACTACAAGAGTTTGGCCTGTTTCTGGCTTTAATACATGATAAAAACCTTGGGTAGCGGTTAGGCCTGGCAATGAGAAGACTGATAGCGCCATTTCATCGGACAGTGACGGGTCGAGTTTGGTAATGCCTTTACCGTCAGTCGCGATGAGTGTTTGCCATCCGAACATCCCCTGAACTTTGTCACCTACAGAAAAGTCGGGATGGCGAGACTCAATTACCTCACCGACACCATTGCTGCGCATAATATCGCCAAGCTGAACGGGCGGTATGTAGCTATCGGTATCGGACGACATCCATCCAAACATAGCGGGGTCGAGTGAAAGGCTGGTTTGGCGTACCAGAAACTGACCGTCTTCAATAACTGGGCGGGGTTGTTCTTCAATTTGAAATAGATCTTCGGTAATAGGGCCGCCTGATGGGCGAGCGATTAATCGAATCGTTTGGTTGGTTTCCATGTGTAAAGCCTTTTGCCGTTTTGGTTTATGCGTATGCATATTACTGATGTGTTGGATGCGATAAACCAGATAAAGTGCGACACTTTGTTGCTAGATTTAACCTCCTTCACCACTGGGGTAGCTGAAAATAGGTGTCTAAATAATCAATTAAGCTTCTGACTGTGGGGGAGAGGTGCTTTCTGGAAGAGTAAAGTACGTAGACCTGTAAATCGTTTGGCTTCCACTCGGGTAAAATATGGACTAACTGCCCACTATTGATGTAAGCGTTAGCTAAATAGGTAGGCTGTAATGATATTCCAGTGCCGTTTAGTGCGGCATGTAGCAGGGTGGTTGCTTCGTTAGCGGTCAGTCGGCATTTAATAGGAACTGATTCAAACAGGTCGTTTTGCGATAAATGCCAGATATGCCGTTCAAAGTTTTTATATCCTAGACAAGCATGGAGAGCTAAATCACTTGGGTGGTTTATAGCTGCATTTTGGCTAATGTAGCTAGGCGAAGCGACAATAACGGACTCGCATACGCTGATTGGCTTTCCAATAAGAGAAGGGTCAGGCTTAGAAGCTAAGCGTATAGCCAGATCAATGCTCTGTTCCGTCAACCCGGTCACGCCGTCATTCAGGTCAATATCGATTTGCACTTTGGGGTGTAGTGACATGAATGCGGCTATTGGTTTCATTAATTGTGAGAATCCAAAAGACATGCTGGTGGCAATCCGAATCGTACCCGCAAGCTCATCGTTGTCGGTTGCTTGTAAGGCTATTTTTTCTGCTTGTTGTAACCAGGCTTCAACTTCTTTCAAGCATGCTTGTCCTGCCGTGCTTAAAGAAACTTTTCGTGTGGTCCTATTAAATAAACGTATCTGTAACCAATCCTCCATCGCTTCAATATACCGGGTGACCATAGCACGCGACATGTCGAGTCGGCTTGCGGTAGCGGTAAAGCTAAGCGAGTAGGCTACATCAACAAAAACTCTGGCGGCGGTTACTCTGTCCATCTTATTTGCTCGATTTATGAAATAATAATGTTCATTCTCTTGTATTTTTCTGAGCATCTCAACTCTTTATCATGTGTTAAACCTTTTACATGTGGAGAACTTTATGAAAAGAATTTTAGTCGTCTTGATAAGTGTGTTTATTGCTCAGTTTGCCATTGCGGATCAAAAGAATGGATTAACTTTGGATGTTTACACGGCTGACAGTGGAAGTTTTGGTGTCAATGCCACTCTGGTATACGGGGAAAAAGAAGCATTATTAGTTGATACAGGCTTTACCAAAGCGGACGCATTGAGAATTGCAGCAAAGGTACTTGATTCTAAGAAAACATTAAAAACCATTTTTATTAGTCAGGCTGATCCCGACTATTACTTTGGTGCAGAAGTGCTGCATGGGATTTTTCCTGATGCAGAGATCATTACGACGGCAGCTGTGAAAGAAGCCATCGAGAAAAAGCTGGAAGGTAAGCTCGCATTCTGGGGGCCTAAAATGGGCGCTAATGCACCGGTAAAACCGATTATTCCGGCTGTTTACGACGATTCATCTTTATTGGTTGATGGTCATATTGTCGAGATCATCAAAACTGAAGGTGTGTTAGCACATCGTCCGTATTTATGGATTCCTGAGAATAAAGCGGTGCTAGGTAATGTAGCGGTGTTCGGTAATATCCATCCTTGGATGGCCGATGCTCAGTCCGTAGAGATGCAGGACGCTTGGAAAGACCAACTCAACGAAATGCTAGCGTTAAGCCCGAGCGTTGTTATCCCAGGTCACATGACTCCGGAGACGAAGTTAACGAGCGAAGCTTTCAAGTTTACACTGAACTATATAAATGATTTCCAAGAGGCTAAAGCGGCCAGCCAGAATAGCGCTGAAATGATAGAGATCATGACCACTAAATATCCAAACGCAGCGGGCCTCCTTAACTTGAACATTGCAGCAAAAGTGCACAAAGGTGAGATGCAATGGTAAAGGTGCATTACTTTTTTGATCCATTGTGTGGATGGTGCTACGGAGCCTCGCCGTTAATTAAAGTGCTAGTCAATACCGCTGGGTTTGAAGTGGTTTACCATCCTGGTGGTATGATTCCGCGATTACCTATTGAGCCTGCTTTTAGGCAACATATTCTTCAGGCTGATGAGCGCATCGCTGAGCAAACCAAAGTACAATTTGGTCAGGCTTACAAAGATAGAGTATTGAGTAAAGAAGAGCTAATACTCGACTCTTACTTAACAACCCGCGCCTTTTTAGTGGGTATTGAGATGGGGGTTAATGCGTATCAAATGCTCAAATCCATTCAGGAGGCCCATTATGTCCATGGGGCCAAACTGGATGAGAAGGAGTCGTTGAAGAATATCGCTTTATCCCTTGGCCTTGATGGCAATGAGTGGGATGACCGGATGGAGTTATCCGAATCGAATTTGTATAGTGAGTTGGAAGCAAGTCAAACACTGATGAAAGAGCTTGAGGTGTCAGGCTTTCCTTCTATTATTGCTGAACTTGACTCGGGATTAACACGTCTACCTCTCAGTGCCTATTATGATAACGCCTCGGGATGGAGCACGTATTTGAGCACATTAAGTTAGTTTGTTAATGGTTCAGGTAGCCGGTTGATACATGACGTAGCTTCTACGTGGCTTTTTTATGAGCGGTGTTTTGTTGTACAAAGGTATAATTGAGCTAACAAAATAAAAAGCTGCATGAAAAGGCCTACAAAGTACAGTGATTGAATCAATTGGAGTTACCGAAAATACGTCGGCAGTGATGACGTTTACACGCGGCTATTTAGCGCTTTTTTATACGCTTGTAGCCGCATTTTATACGATAAGAATCATCGTAGGTAAGCGAAGCGCTCACGCAGAATTGGTACACCCAGGCGAGCGGTATTGTACGTCTTGGTGGAACCATATGACTTTTCGGGTGTTTCGGGTGGTTATCTGGTTGGTTTGCGTGTGTCGCTACTTTTTTCCTGCCACGGATTCTGTGTTAGGCCGTTTTACCCTCTTAAATCACCCAGAAATTATCCTTTCGGGTGATCTTCTCCTGGCGCTTGGTTTTTCTACTGTCATTGTGATTCATACCACTATGGGGAACCATTGGCGCTCTGGTATTGATAATACAGGGCCTAAAAAGCTCATCACTCATGGCTTTTTTCGTTATTCACGTAATCCTATTTTTCTAGCCGTTGCGTGTGCGCAGGTTGGCTTTTTCTTAGCTTTGCCTTCGGTCTTTACCTTAATTTGCTTACTGGTGGGCTTGTATATTTTGCACCGACAAGTGCTGTGTGAAGAGTCGCATTTGTTACGGATGTTCCAGCAAGACTATGTTAACTACACGCTCAAAACGGGTCGGTGGCTTTAGTTTTTTTGTTAAACATTCTATAAACCTGTGGGAAAGTTGAGCATTTATGCGTGCTTAGGTGATTTGATTACAAGGTTAGTTGTGTTATCTGGTATTGTGCACCTCTAAATGCGATTTTATTTCGCTCACTTCTTATTTATAGAGCTTGCTTGTGACCAATAACGATATCTTACGCCGTCTTCGCTACACCTTTGATTTTAATGATTCCAAAATGATTGAGGTTTTTCGCTTGGCTGATCACCAAGTGACTCGGGCTCAGGTTTCTGATTGGTTAAAACAAGAAGATGATGAGAAGTACGTGCGTTGCAGTGATAAAGAGTTCGCTATCTTTTTAAATGGTTTGATCAATCTGAAACGCGGTAAAAAAGAAGGCGCTGCACCAGAGCCGGAGCATCGCTTAAATAATAATATTATTTTCCGTAAGCTAAAAATTGCACTCAATATGACCGCTGAAGATATTTTGGATGTTATGCATAAAGCCAATAATCAATTGAGCAAACATGAGTTGAGCGCTTTTTTCCGCCGCCCAGATCATCAAAACTACCGCGAATGTCAGGACCAAGTACTACGTAACTTTTTGTCAGGCATACAGGAAAAATATCGCAGTAAACAAAGCAGCTAATGAGTTTTTTCAGTAACGCTTAGTCGTCTTAATCGTTATTGATTAGCTGAGATTGAGCGTCGAAATAGCGCTAGGCTGGCGATAAAAAATGTCGAGCCTAATCCTGTCATGATTAAAAGCTGTGGCCAGATTATAGACAGCCCCGCGCCCCGGAAAACGACCGCCTGAGAGAACGCCATGTAATGACGTGACGGCAAAAACCAAGTGGCAGGTTGGATAATCTGAGGTTGGCTTTCTATCGGAGACATCCCACCTGACAGCATCATTATTGGTATAATAACCATCATTAACAGTAACGCGAATTGCGACATGGTTCGGGCAATTGTCGCTAAAAATATTCCAATAGCGGCAGCAGCAAAAAGGTAAATGCTGGTGCCGGCAACCAATAGAAGACGCGATCCCGCAATGGGTACGTCAAGATAGTTTTCTACAATTAATAGCATGCAAAGTGAAAACGCGATAAGAATAATCAGCCCATTTGCCCACACCTTGGCGATGACGATTTGGAAAGCATTAATCGGCATTACCAGTAAATGTTCGATGGTGCCATGCTCTCTTTCTCGCAGTAGTGCGGCGCCTGTTAAGATAATAGTGATCATGGATATTTGGTTGATGAGTGCGTTAATAGCCCCAAACCACATCCCCACGCCATTGGGATTAAAAGCTCTACGTTGTACCAAATTAACGGCGGATGTCGGGGTCGTGTCGGAACGGTTTATGAAGTAATTTATTTCGGTATTAATGATGTTTTGAATGTAGCTGTTACCTAAACTGGCTTGGGTTACAGCGGTGGCGTCAATATCAATTTGTATAGCGGGTTGTCGGTGTTGACGTATATCTTTTTCAAATTGTGGTGGTATCGAGACAACAAACATGTATTTGTCTTGGTCCATTGCATCGTCTACTTCGGCCGGTGTAATCAACACGGGCTGTTTAAAATACGGAGGGTAAAGGGCGTTAGCAATCGCACGGGAGAGAGTGGACTGGTCCTCATCGATGATGGCAATAGAGGCGTTATTAACTGATTCACTAATGGACACGGCTTGCGCGTAAATCGCCAAACTAAATGAATAGATGATCAGTAACACCATGACTGCATCACTAAAAACGCTACGCAATTCTTTAATACCTAGCCAGAATATATTGAGCCATCCCTTCATTATTTACGCCTCTTGCTTCTTTAAAAAAGTGGCTGCTATCGCAATGAATATAGGCCCAAATAAGGCGAGCTTAATGATGTCGGGCAGTAGGGAGCTCAGGCTTAAGCCTTTTGTAAAAGCCGCTACGCTAAGGTGCATGTAATAGGTAGCTGGCCAGAGCGCCCCCACTATTTTACCTGCGCCTTCCATGGTGGATGTTGGTTGTATCAAACCTGAAAAGTTAATGGTTGGCATCATGGTTAAAATGGCTGTAGCAAATACGGCGGCAACTTGCGAAGCTGTGAGTGAAGAAATAAGTAGCCCAAAACCGGTGGCAGTAAAGGCGTAGAAAAACGCCCCCAACGATAACCCTAGCAGGCTGCCCTTGAGAGGGACACCCAGTAAGAAAATAACCAATACCGTTAAAATCGCAAAGTTGATCATGCCAATGGCTATATAGGGTAGTTGTTTACCGATCAAAAACTCTAAACGACGGGTAGGCGTCACGTAGAAGTTAGTGATAGTGCCAATCTCTTTTTCGCGAGCCATACTCACAGCCATTAAAATTGCGGGGAACAATAGTAATAAAAGTGCGGGCGTTTTAGGGCCTATCGAATAAATCGTTTCAAATGAGGGGTTGTAGCGATACCTCGATTCGATAGTAACGCTTGCGTTAGCTGAGGCATCGATGCCAGCGTCAGTTGCAAGCTCGTAAAGGTAGTGTGTGTGTCCGCCTGAAACGTAACCCGCTATGGTGCCCGCTCGCGTCGTATTGGCTCCATCTATCCAAGCTGATACGCTGGGTGTTTCTCCTTTTTTTAAGTCTCGCCCAAAACCAGAGGGGATCTCGATCGCTAATGTAATTTCATTTGATTGTAGTTGCCGCTCCATGGCATCTACGCTTTGCAGTGGCGCTTTTTCAACAAAATATCGAGAACCACTAAAGTTGCTGAGATAGCGGCGGCTTTCAGGGGTTTGATCTTGGTCATAAGCCGCATAGGCTAGGTCTTCCACATCAAGTGATACGCCGTAAGCAACCACAATGAGGAGAAAGGCACTGCCAATAAAAGCAAACACTAAGCGTATGGGGTCTCGAATGACTTCTACCGATTCACGATAACTAAAAGCGATTAGCCTGCTAAAGCTAAAGTTCAGGGGGTGATGCCGGTGCTTTTCAGCTGTGGGTGGAGCTGTTTGGATAGGCTCTGAAGGAAGTGTGGTCTTTGTGTGTTCTTTATTATGTGTAGACTCTATGGCTTCTTCTAAATACGCAATAAAGGCCTGCTCTAAAGTTTTCGCTTGCTTTGCATGTGTTAATGCTTGAGGGCTATCACATGCCAATACTTGGCCAGCGTGCATCAATGATATGCGATCACATCGCAAGGCCTCGTTCATAAAGTGTGTTGAGATGAAAATGGTGACTTTGTCCTTTCTTGAAAGCTCTATTAGAAGGCTCCAAAATTCGTCTCGGGCAACCGGGTCTACTCCTGACGTAGGCTCGTCTAGGATGAGAATTTCAGGTTCATGAAGGACGGCCACGGCTAACGATAAACGCTGCCGTATGCCCAAAGGCAGGGATGAGGCTAACGCATGCATGTGTTCAGTTAAGCCAAAGCGTTCAACTAACAGAGATATGCGCTGTTTTGATTTTTCCGTTGATAGATGAAACAAGCGAGCGTGTAAGGTTAAGTTTTGTGCTGTAGTGAGTTCACCGTATAAAGAAAAAGCCTGTGTCATAAAACCAACACGGTTGCGAGTTTCTAGGTCATTGGCGTCTAGTGGCTTTCCAAACAAATACGCTTCGCCTTTCGATGCAGGTAAAAGGCCTGTTAGCATTTTCATGGTGGTGGTTTTGCCGCAACCATTTGAACCTAAAAAACCAAAAATTTCCCCCGCTTGTATATCAAAGCTGACATTATCGACGGCAGTGAAATCGCCAAAGGTGCGGGTTAGCCCTTTTGCCACAATGGCTGGGGTATCATCAGTTTTTTGGAGTGCTGGAATCGATAATTTTGTGGCTTCTCCTGACTGGTTGTGTGGTAGCAGCTTTATAAAGGCTGACTCAAGGTCTTGAGTATTGGTTTTTTCTTTTAGAGCCTGTGCGGAGCCTGTGGCTAGAACGCGTCCATTATTCATGGCAACCAGCCAGTCGAAACCTTCGGCCTCATCCATATAGGCAGTGGATACGAGTACACTCATGGTGGGACGTTCATTTCTAATGGAGGTGATCAGCTCCCAAAACTGTCGCCTTGATAGCGGGTCTACGCCTGTTGTTGGCTCGTCAAGAATCAGTAGATCTGGGTCATGTATGAGCGAGCAGCATAGACCTAGTTTTTGTTTCATGCCGCCAGATAACTTGCCGGCGGGTCTGGATAAAAAGGGCGATAAGCTGGTCGCCTGTGTTAACCGATGAATACGGGTTTTACGTTCTGAGGCCGCTAAGCCGAATAGCTTCCCAAAAAAGTCTAGGTTTTCCTCTACGCTGAGCTCTGCATATAGGTTCTTGCCTAAGCCTTGTGGCATGTAGGCGATACGTGGCCCTATTGATTGACGATGTATAGCCGAAGACATGTCGCCTTCTAAAACGTTTAGCGATCCTTGTTGCAGTTTACGAGCGCCAGCAATAAGACCCATTAAAGTCGACTTGCCAACACCGTCAGGGCCCAATAAACCGATCATTAAACCTGATGGAATATCTAAAGAGATTTGATCGATGGCTTTACTCTGCTGGTATTGATGAGTCACGTTTTGCATGCGAACAACGGGAGGCGGTAAGGTGGCTGTCGTTGTCATTTTGTGCATAGTGTAAATACCCGTAGGAGTATGTGTTTTAGTGAGTTACTTTTTGGCTCGGCGCTATTGAGCCAGTGTTTGGAGGAACTCTGGCCATGGGCCGATTTCCTCGCCGGGTAGTGGCGTTAACTGAATGTAGGCAACACCGCGAATACCTGTCTTCACTTGGTTTATATGCTTTAAGACGAGTGTTTGAGGGACACGAACCTTGACACGAAACATCAACTTATCGCGCTCACTAGCGGTTTCCACTTCTTTGGGGGTGAACTGTGATTCGGGGGAAACAAAACTGACTGTGGCAGGTATAGCTGCCTCTAAAATATCCAGCTTTATTCTGGCTTGTGCTCCAATGGCAACGCGATTGACTTGTGATGAAGGCAAGTAGAGCTCCATGTACACATCAGATAAATTAACTAACGTCATCACCTTTCCACCGCTACCTATGACTTCTCCAGGTTCCGCTAACCGGTAAAGAACACGGCCAATACTGGGAGCACTTAGAACGGCATCATCGATCTGAGTTTGGATTTCAGCTTGGCTAGCGAGTGCGGCATCGACGTTGCGTTCCCTAGAAACAAGAGCGGCTTGAGCCGCTTTAACGTCGGCATTAGCGACGGCCACTTGGCTAATAAGAGTGTCATTTGATTCTTTGCTAGCAAACCCTTTTTTAGTCAGCTCTCGTGAGCGGGATAACTCTTGCTGCGCGAGCGTGAGTTTTGCTTTTGCTTGCGCAATGGAGGCTTGCGCTGAAGCAACTTGGCTTTCAGCACTAGCGACTTCTGCTTTAGCACGTAAAAGTTGAGCTTTTAGCTGTGCCGTATCTATTGTTGCAAGTGTATCGCCTTGTTGGACTAGTTCACCTTCTTGGGCGATGACATGCTCAACGCGGCCGGCAATTTTACTCGATACATCCACTTGTACCGCCTCAATTCTGCCGTTACCGGAAGCATACCCTGATGGTAGCTCGGGTTGGTTGATGTTGTTCCATATTAATACACCACCGATGACGGCTAGTGCGAAGAGTAAAAGAATGAGTGCTTTTTTGAGGCTGGTGCTCATGTCTTACCTTTCCCTAAAAGAAAAAAGAATCAGAACGTGTAGGTGTGCTGCTTAGTTAAGAATACCGCGAAGCGCATTGAGCCAACATGATATTGATCATGTAAACAAGCTTAATGAGATTAAGAATTAAACGAAGGAGGTTGTTATAGGTAGGGAGCGGGTGTGAGATGAGAGTGGGATGTTGTGAGCTTAGTACACCGACTAAGCTCACTTGGAAGCCCCAGTACTTATTGCGCGTGAGGGTGCTTTCTGAAAATAATAGTCCCAATAGCGACTAAACCAAGCAGCCAGCTGTAATGGATATTACCGATAATCAGTAAGGGTGATAAGCCAGCAATTGAACCCGCCAGTAATACTTGCGCACCGTAGGGTAGCAAGCCTTGCACAACACACGAGAATATATCTAATAAGCAGGCGCTGCGGCGGGGGTCAACGTGCTGCCTGTCTGCGATGTCTTTAGCAAGCCCTCCCGAAATAATGATGGCAACGGTGTTGTTTGCTGTGCACACATTTGTTAGTGCCACGGCGACACTAATTGCCGCTTCACCGGCACGCGTATGAGGTTCATCACCTCGCTTGTTAGTAAAGCGTTGGATTTGTTGAGCTAAAAATTCAAGTCCACCTTGCGCTTTCATCAGGGCACCTAGACCACCGATCAATAAAGACAAGATTAAGATCTCTTGCATTCCGGTATACCCAGCATAGATATCTTTAGAATACTGGGCAATTGAATAATCTGCCACGCT of Neptunomonas phycophila contains these proteins:
- a CDS encoding HlyD family secretion protein → MSTSLKKALILLLFALAVIGGVLIWNNINQPELPSGYASGNGRIEAVQVDVSSKIAGRVEHVIAQEGELVQQGDTLATIDTAQLKAQLLRAKAEVASAESQVASAQASIAQAKAKLTLAQQELSRSRELTKKGFASKESNDTLISQVAVANADVKAAQAALVSRERNVDAALASQAEIQTQIDDAVLSAPSIGRVLYRLAEPGEVIGSGGKVMTLVNLSDVYMELYLPSSQVNRVAIGAQARIKLDILEAAIPATVSFVSPESQFTPKEVETASERDKLMFRVKVRVPQTLVLKHINQVKTGIRGVAYIQLTPLPGEEIGPWPEFLQTLAQ